Proteins from a genomic interval of Kitasatospora kifunensis:
- a CDS encoding glutamyl-tRNA reductase, which translates to MSLLVVGLSHRTAPVTVLERAALTGEVPTRLLHDAAATATVSEAALLNTCNRIELYADVDKFHAGVAELSLLLAEHSGVDLEELTAHLYVHYEDRAVHHLFSVACGLDSMVVGEGQILGQLRDALARAQEEHTAGRGLNELFQQALRVGKRAHSETGIDKAGQSLVTFGLERLAVGIGAGAGEIAGKRALVVGAGSMSSLAAATLSRAGVSDLVIANRTPERAERLAATLGARTVAFAKVPQALADVDVVISCTGSAGVVIRAADVASAVAARAEQAPLAFLDLAMPRDVDHAVHELPGALLVDLESLSQVDAAMPGTGDVDAVSTIVADEVAAFGAAQRAARIAPTVVALRAMASEVVGAELARLEARLPELDARSRAEMAQTVRRVVDKLLHAPTVRVKQLAAEPGGASYAEALRELFDLDPGAVHAVSGTPVGPQAQPASGSLAGGAAR; encoded by the coding sequence ATGAGTCTGCTCGTCGTCGGTCTGAGCCACCGCACCGCACCCGTCACCGTCCTGGAGCGCGCCGCGCTGACCGGGGAGGTCCCCACCCGCCTGCTGCACGACGCGGCGGCCACGGCCACCGTCTCCGAGGCGGCGCTGCTCAACACCTGCAACCGGATCGAGCTCTACGCGGACGTGGACAAGTTCCACGCCGGCGTCGCCGAGCTCTCGCTGCTGCTCGCCGAGCACAGCGGAGTCGACCTGGAGGAGCTGACCGCCCACCTCTACGTCCACTACGAGGACCGGGCCGTGCACCACCTCTTCTCGGTGGCCTGCGGGTTGGACTCGATGGTGGTCGGCGAGGGCCAGATCCTGGGCCAGCTGCGCGACGCGCTGGCCCGCGCCCAGGAGGAGCACACCGCCGGGCGCGGCCTCAACGAGCTGTTCCAGCAGGCCCTTCGGGTCGGCAAGCGCGCGCACAGCGAGACCGGGATCGACAAGGCCGGGCAGTCGCTGGTCACCTTCGGGCTGGAGCGGCTCGCTGTTGGAATAGGGGCAGGAGCGGGCGAGATCGCCGGCAAGCGGGCGCTGGTGGTCGGCGCGGGCTCGATGAGCTCGCTGGCCGCCGCCACCCTCTCCCGGGCCGGCGTCAGCGATCTGGTGATCGCCAACCGCACCCCCGAGCGGGCCGAGCGGCTGGCCGCCACGCTGGGCGCGCGGACCGTTGCGTTCGCCAAGGTGCCGCAGGCGCTGGCCGACGTGGACGTGGTGATCTCCTGCACCGGCTCGGCCGGTGTGGTGATCCGGGCCGCCGACGTGGCCTCGGCGGTGGCCGCCAGGGCCGAACAGGCCCCGCTGGCCTTCCTGGACCTGGCGATGCCGCGCGACGTGGACCACGCGGTGCACGAGCTGCCCGGCGCGCTGCTGGTCGATCTGGAGTCGCTCTCCCAGGTCGACGCGGCGATGCCCGGCACGGGTGACGTGGACGCCGTCAGCACCATCGTCGCCGACGAGGTGGCCGCCTTCGGCGCCGCCCAGCGCGCCGCGCGGATCGCCCCCACCGTGGTGGCGCTGCGCGCGATGGCCTCCGAGGTGGTCGGCGCCGAGCTGGCCCGTCTGGAGGCCCGGCTGCCGGAGTTGGACGCACGCTCGCGCGCCGAGATGGCGCAGACCGTGCGCCGGGTGGTCGACAAGCTGCTGCACGCGCCCACGGTGCGGGTCAAGCAGCTGGCCGCCGAGCCCGGCGGCGCCTCCTACGCGGAGGCGCTGCGCGAGCTGTTCGACCTCGACCCGGGTGCGGTGCACGCCGTGTCGGGTACACCGGTAGGGCCGCAAGCGCAGCCCGCCAGCGGTAGTCTCGCGGGCGGAGCTGCGCGATGA